In one window of Bemisia tabaci chromosome 6, PGI_BMITA_v3 DNA:
- the Pal1 gene encoding peptidyl-alpha-hydroxyglycine alpha-amidating lyase 1 isoform X2 — MGFHEALLLSCFLIILQLRHTFQTDLDLGDQDVDETEQFLVRQFDSRSNERKVSQRLNEVTNWPGQSVKLGQVAWVSTDTAGFVYVFHRGDRIWNANTFFLNNSYNEMDRGVIQVPTLAIINPDTGALITEWGHNLFFLPHGITVDKQDNVWFTDVALHQVFKYSPMLSKDFKPTLLMTLGVRFEPGNDREHFCKPTSVAVMSNGDFFVADGYCNSRILKFSADGTVISRWGRATISNGSPAPYHFNIPHSLALAEDKNLLYVADRENGRIQVFHASNGTFAFQFSSALMGSRIFSVAYTPAFGGLIYIVNGPEIQYDVPLREYSEIMPMFSQQVLVRGYVATAINCQIIADFHPYQGDFHNPHAVAVTPDASRVYVAELSPYRIWQFVTTTNGTPDVIKTTASSPQTSSTIKSSFVSGMLKQDLSLLNKPSDGTLMAVLVVSAALLFGATLLAAMMIYTRSRNRVYFQNVFIISQNIVFPNFRACDCLRGALLSQMAPQRSWQRRLLSRNPRSTLTFPAWF; from the exons ATGGGATTTCATGAAGCCTTATTATTGTCCTGTTTTCTAATCATTCTGCAACTACGACACACTTTTCAAACT GATCTAGACCTTGGCGATCAAGATGTCGATGAAACTGAGCAATTCCTTGTAAGGCAATTTGATTCGCGTAGTAATGAGCGGAAAGTCAGTCAAC GGTTAAATGAAGTGACGAACTGGCCGGGTCAATCAGTGAAGTTGGGTCAAGTCGCATGGGTGTCAACTGACACTGCTGGGTTTGTGTATGTCTTCCATCGTGGCGACCGAATTTGGAATGccaatacattttttctcaacAATTCCTACAATGAGATGGACAGGGGAGTCATTCAAGTCCCGACGTTAGCCATCATCAATCCAGACACAGGTGCTCTCATTACTGAATGGGGCCATAATCT ATTCTTCCTTCCGCATGGAATCACAGTTGACAAGCAGGACAATGTTTGGTTCACCGACGTTGCTTTACATCAAGTTTTCAAATATTCTCCCATGCTTAGTAAAGACTTCAAGCCAACATTACTCATGACACTAGGGGTAAGATTCGAACCAGGAAATGACAGAGAACATTTCTGCAAACCTACATCAGTAGCTGTCATGAGCAATGGAGACTTCTTTGTAGCTGACGGCTATTGTAATTctcgaattttaaaattctctgccGATGGAACGGTCATCAGCAGATGGGGGCGAGCAACTATCTCTAATG GTTCCCCCGCCCCATACCACTTCAACATTCCTCACAGTTTAGCTTTAGCAGAAGACAAGAACCTCCTATACGTTGCCGATCGAGAGAACGGAAGGATTCAAGTATTCCATGCATCAAATGGAACTTTTGCATTCCAATTCAGTTCTGCTCTGATGGGCTCCAGAATATTCAGTGTAGCTTACACCCCTGCATTTG GAGGGTTAATATACATTGTGAACGGTCCCGAGATTCAGTATGATGTCCCTCTGCGAGAATATAGTGAGATAATGCCTATGTTCTCGCAGCAAGTACTCGTGCGAGGGTATGTAGCAACCGCCATCAACTGCCAAATCATTGCTGACTTTCATCCATATCAAGGTGACTTCCACAATCCTCACGCAGTGGCAGTCACACCAGACGCATCCAGGGTCTATGTTGCGGAGCTATCACCATATCGTATTTGGCAGTTTGTCACAA cCACTAATGGGACTCCCGATGTCATCAAAACGACTGCTTCTAGTCCTCAAACAAGCTCAACAATCAAATCCTCTTTTGTCTCTG GCATGTTAAAACAAGACCTATCGTTACTGAACAAGCCAAGCGATGGTACACTAATGGCTGTTCTAGTCGTATCCGCTGCTCTTTTGTTCGGTGCAACTCTCCTTGCCGCCATGATGATCTATACCCGATCTCGTAACAGAG tttattttcagaatgtttttattatttctcaaaaCATAGTTTTCCCCAACTTCCGTGCTTGTGATTG TTTGCGGGGAGCATTGCTCTCACAGATGGCGCCCCAGAGGTCGTGGCAGAGACGGCTTCTCTCTAGGAATCCTCGGTCAACGCTCACATTCCCAGCATGGTTTTGA
- the Pal1 gene encoding peptidyl-alpha-hydroxyglycine alpha-amidating lyase 1 isoform X1: MGFHEALLLSCFLIILQLRHTFQTDLDLGDQDVDETEQFLVRQFDSRSNERKVSQRLNEVTNWPGQSVKLGQVAWVSTDTAGFVYVFHRGDRIWNANTFFLNNSYNEMDRGVIQVPTLAIINPDTGALITEWGHNLFFLPHGITVDKQDNVWFTDVALHQVFKYSPMLSKDFKPTLLMTLGVRFEPGNDREHFCKPTSVAVMSNGDFFVADGYCNSRILKFSADGTVISRWGRATISNGSPAPYHFNIPHSLALAEDKNLLYVADRENGRIQVFHASNGTFAFQFSSALMGSRIFSVAYTPAFGGLIYIVNGPEIQYDVPLREYSEIMPMFSQQVLVRGYVATAINCQIIADFHPYQGDFHNPHAVAVTPDASRVYVAELSPYRIWQFVTTTNGTPDVIKTTASSPQTSSTIKSSFVSGMLKQDLSLLNKPSDGTLMAVLVVSAALLFGATLLAAMMIYTRSRNRVCGEHCSHRWRPRGRGRDGFSLGILGQRSHSQHGFEQLKTAEESEEDDDEESQTQAELQPIV, translated from the exons ATGGGATTTCATGAAGCCTTATTATTGTCCTGTTTTCTAATCATTCTGCAACTACGACACACTTTTCAAACT GATCTAGACCTTGGCGATCAAGATGTCGATGAAACTGAGCAATTCCTTGTAAGGCAATTTGATTCGCGTAGTAATGAGCGGAAAGTCAGTCAAC GGTTAAATGAAGTGACGAACTGGCCGGGTCAATCAGTGAAGTTGGGTCAAGTCGCATGGGTGTCAACTGACACTGCTGGGTTTGTGTATGTCTTCCATCGTGGCGACCGAATTTGGAATGccaatacattttttctcaacAATTCCTACAATGAGATGGACAGGGGAGTCATTCAAGTCCCGACGTTAGCCATCATCAATCCAGACACAGGTGCTCTCATTACTGAATGGGGCCATAATCT ATTCTTCCTTCCGCATGGAATCACAGTTGACAAGCAGGACAATGTTTGGTTCACCGACGTTGCTTTACATCAAGTTTTCAAATATTCTCCCATGCTTAGTAAAGACTTCAAGCCAACATTACTCATGACACTAGGGGTAAGATTCGAACCAGGAAATGACAGAGAACATTTCTGCAAACCTACATCAGTAGCTGTCATGAGCAATGGAGACTTCTTTGTAGCTGACGGCTATTGTAATTctcgaattttaaaattctctgccGATGGAACGGTCATCAGCAGATGGGGGCGAGCAACTATCTCTAATG GTTCCCCCGCCCCATACCACTTCAACATTCCTCACAGTTTAGCTTTAGCAGAAGACAAGAACCTCCTATACGTTGCCGATCGAGAGAACGGAAGGATTCAAGTATTCCATGCATCAAATGGAACTTTTGCATTCCAATTCAGTTCTGCTCTGATGGGCTCCAGAATATTCAGTGTAGCTTACACCCCTGCATTTG GAGGGTTAATATACATTGTGAACGGTCCCGAGATTCAGTATGATGTCCCTCTGCGAGAATATAGTGAGATAATGCCTATGTTCTCGCAGCAAGTACTCGTGCGAGGGTATGTAGCAACCGCCATCAACTGCCAAATCATTGCTGACTTTCATCCATATCAAGGTGACTTCCACAATCCTCACGCAGTGGCAGTCACACCAGACGCATCCAGGGTCTATGTTGCGGAGCTATCACCATATCGTATTTGGCAGTTTGTCACAA cCACTAATGGGACTCCCGATGTCATCAAAACGACTGCTTCTAGTCCTCAAACAAGCTCAACAATCAAATCCTCTTTTGTCTCTG GCATGTTAAAACAAGACCTATCGTTACTGAACAAGCCAAGCGATGGTACACTAATGGCTGTTCTAGTCGTATCCGCTGCTCTTTTGTTCGGTGCAACTCTCCTTGCCGCCATGATGATCTATACCCGATCTCGTAACAGAG TTTGCGGGGAGCATTGCTCTCACAGATGGCGCCCCAGAGGTCGTGGCAGAGACGGCTTCTCTCTAGGAATCCTCGGTCAACGCTCACATTCCCAGCATGGTTTTGAACAGCTCAAAACAGCCGAAGAAAGCGAAGAAGATGACGATGAAGAATCTCAAACTCAAGCGGAGCTTCAACCAATCGTTTAA